From the genome of Flavobacterium luteolum, one region includes:
- a CDS encoding xylulokinase, translating to MYYIGYDIGSSSVKAALVEAETGKKVIVLNEPQNEMEILSIHPDWAEQDPEIWWQHICTATKRAIKESNIDASKIQGIGISYQMHGLVIVDNDRNALRNSIIWCDSRAVEIGNKAFAEIGEEKCMSHLLNSPGNFTASKLKWVKENEPEVYNKIAKYMLPGDYIALKLTGEVTTTKNGLSEGMLWDYKENKVADWLLEYYGIDKSLTPRIVENFTNQGVVTEKASAESGLPAGIPIVYRAGDQPNNALSLNVLNPGEVAATGGTSGVFYAVSEMSSGKSTRVNNFVHVNYELETPRVGKLLNINGAGIQYRWLRNNMGNESYEAMNEKASNIEVGSEGVVVIPFGNGAERMFNNKTIGTHFLNLNLNIHNSAHLFRASLEGIAFSFVYGMECLKDDNATINVIRAGNDNLFRSEIFSNTVATLIGHEIEIYNTTGAVGAARAVGLKDGDYSKFGANVSDNDHVMTFLPLHNKEPYETAYKKWKQELELILTNK from the coding sequence ATGTATTATATCGGATATGATATTGGAAGTTCTTCTGTCAAGGCGGCCTTGGTAGAAGCAGAAACAGGCAAAAAAGTAATCGTTTTGAATGAACCGCAGAACGAAATGGAAATCTTGTCAATTCACCCAGACTGGGCAGAGCAAGATCCTGAAATCTGGTGGCAGCACATTTGTACAGCGACTAAAAGAGCGATTAAAGAATCAAACATCGATGCTTCTAAAATTCAGGGAATTGGTATTTCGTACCAAATGCACGGATTGGTGATTGTGGATAATGACAGAAATGCGCTTCGAAATTCAATTATCTGGTGCGACAGTCGTGCAGTTGAAATTGGGAATAAGGCTTTCGCCGAAATTGGAGAAGAAAAATGCATGTCGCATTTATTGAATTCGCCAGGAAATTTTACTGCTTCAAAGCTAAAATGGGTGAAAGAAAACGAACCTGAAGTTTACAATAAAATTGCTAAATACATGCTTCCGGGAGATTATATAGCTTTGAAATTAACAGGTGAAGTAACGACTACTAAAAACGGATTGTCTGAAGGAATGCTTTGGGATTATAAAGAAAATAAAGTAGCCGACTGGCTTTTAGAATACTACGGAATCGACAAATCATTGACGCCTAGAATCGTCGAAAATTTTACAAATCAAGGAGTTGTTACTGAAAAAGCTTCGGCAGAATCAGGTCTTCCAGCTGGAATTCCGATTGTGTACAGAGCAGGAGATCAGCCTAATAATGCTTTGTCTCTGAATGTTTTGAATCCGGGAGAAGTGGCTGCGACTGGTGGAACTTCGGGAGTGTTTTATGCAGTGAGCGAAATGTCGTCTGGAAAAAGCACAAGAGTAAACAATTTCGTTCACGTAAACTACGAATTGGAAACGCCAAGAGTGGGTAAACTTTTAAATATTAACGGAGCAGGAATTCAGTACAGATGGCTTCGTAATAATATGGGCAACGAAAGTTATGAAGCAATGAATGAAAAAGCTTCAAATATTGAAGTTGGATCAGAAGGTGTTGTTGTAATTCCGTTTGGGAATGGTGCGGAACGTATGTTCAATAATAAAACCATCGGAACTCACTTTTTAAATCTGAATTTAAATATTCACAACAGCGCGCATTTGTTTAGAGCTTCTCTTGAAGGAATTGCGTTTTCGTTTGTGTACGGAATGGAATGTTTAAAAGATGACAATGCTACGATTAATGTGATTAGAGCTGGAAATGACAATCTTTTCCGTTCGGAGATTTTCTCTAATACCGTGGCAACTTTAATTGGTCACGAAATCGAAATTTACAATACAACAGGAGCGGTTGGTGCGGCGAGAGCAGTTGGTTTAAAAGACGGTGATTACAGCAAGTTTGGGGCTAATGTTAGTGACAACGATCACGTAATGACGTTTTTACCACTTCACAACAAAGAACCTTACGAGACGGCTTATAAAAAATGGAAACAAGAATTAGAATTAATATTAACAAATAAATAA
- a CDS encoding glycoside hydrolase family 43 protein — protein MKRKTGFKIVAAVILMSAFSSCKKISQKSQSVVYSDYASFDWFDYRGNDDAYQNLTKSDGDYLNPVLAGFYPDPTICRVEDKFYLVNSSFCYFPGLPIFESTDLVHWKQIGNIIDRPEQADFGNSRLSGGMYAPTIRYNKGTFYVICTNVSGVGNFIVTAKNPAGPWSDPIVLPDVNGIDPDIFFDEDGKVYITHNGPPPNNVSLHDGHRAIYMLEYDLEKQKTTTSPKLVINGGTDMSKKPVWIEGPHVLKKNGFYYLLCAQGGTGFNHSEVIFRSKNIYGPYESYANNPILTQLHLDPNRKNLVSTTGHADFVELPNGDWWSVFLGCRPYEGDFYNMGRETFMMPVEWKNDWPEIVGGNEPIPMIHKRPNLPLSKEKIEPLNGNFVSKDDFDSNKLDLKWSFIRTPKEKWYDLINRKLLIKPRPESIHSETNFSFIGRRQQHLKFEASVKFEFNAKDNLQAVGLTAFQNEKHYLLIGKRMNADHKLEVFVERTADKINNGKSEIITKKELLDSGKPLFVKIEGNGRWYSFYYKTTEKQDWILLIKDVDGVILSTKEAGGFVGTYLGMYASSEHFKQ, from the coding sequence ATGAAAAGAAAAACAGGCTTTAAAATTGTTGCAGCAGTCATTTTGATGAGTGCGTTTTCTTCGTGTAAAAAAATTTCGCAAAAATCACAATCGGTTGTGTATTCCGATTATGCTTCTTTTGATTGGTTTGATTACAGAGGAAATGACGACGCATATCAAAATCTTACAAAATCTGATGGCGATTATTTAAATCCTGTTTTAGCTGGTTTTTATCCTGACCCTACGATTTGCAGAGTGGAGGATAAGTTTTATCTCGTCAATTCTTCTTTCTGCTATTTTCCGGGATTGCCCATTTTTGAAAGTACCGATTTAGTGCATTGGAAACAAATTGGAAACATCATCGATCGCCCTGAACAGGCCGATTTTGGAAACTCTCGTTTGTCTGGCGGAATGTACGCACCAACAATTCGCTATAACAAAGGAACATTTTATGTGATTTGCACCAATGTAAGCGGAGTAGGTAATTTTATTGTTACCGCTAAAAATCCTGCAGGACCTTGGTCAGACCCAATTGTGCTTCCAGATGTTAATGGAATCGATCCTGACATTTTCTTTGATGAAGATGGAAAAGTTTATATTACGCATAACGGACCTCCGCCAAATAATGTTTCGCTTCATGATGGCCATCGCGCCATTTATATGCTGGAATACGATTTGGAAAAACAAAAAACCACAACAAGCCCCAAATTGGTTATTAACGGCGGAACCGATATGTCTAAGAAACCAGTATGGATCGAAGGTCCGCATGTGCTTAAAAAGAACGGATTTTATTATTTGCTTTGCGCACAAGGAGGAACGGGTTTTAATCATTCTGAAGTAATTTTTAGAAGTAAAAACATTTATGGTCCTTATGAAAGTTATGCTAACAATCCGATTTTGACACAGTTGCATTTAGATCCGAATCGTAAAAATTTGGTTTCGACAACGGGACATGCCGATTTTGTTGAACTTCCAAACGGAGATTGGTGGTCAGTGTTTTTAGGATGCCGACCATACGAAGGAGATTTCTACAATATGGGAAGAGAAACCTTCATGATGCCTGTAGAATGGAAAAACGATTGGCCAGAAATTGTAGGCGGAAATGAACCAATTCCGATGATTCATAAACGTCCAAATCTTCCGCTTTCTAAAGAAAAAATAGAGCCATTGAATGGAAATTTCGTTTCGAAAGACGATTTTGACTCGAATAAATTAGATCTTAAATGGAGTTTTATTAGGACGCCAAAGGAAAAATGGTATGATTTGATTAATAGAAAATTATTAATTAAACCAAGACCAGAATCGATTCATAGCGAAACGAATTTTTCTTTTATTGGAAGAAGACAGCAACATTTAAAATTTGAAGCTTCAGTAAAGTTTGAATTCAATGCAAAAGATAATTTACAGGCTGTAGGTTTAACCGCTTTTCAAAACGAAAAACATTATTTGTTGATTGGAAAACGAATGAATGCTGATCATAAATTGGAAGTTTTTGTTGAAAGAACAGCAGATAAAATCAATAATGGGAAATCGGAAATTATTACGAAAAAAGAACTTTTAGATTCTGGTAAACCATTGTTTGTAAAGATTGAAGGAAACGGAAGATGGTATAGTTTTTATTATAAAACGACAGAAAAACAAGATTGGATTTTATTGATTAAAGATGTTGACGGGGTTATTTTGAGTACAAAAGAAGCAGGAGGATTTGTGGGGACGTATTTGGGGATGTATGCTTCGAGTGAGCATTTTAAGCAATAG
- the xylA gene encoding xylose isomerase, translated as MIVLGDKEYYKGIGQIKFEGKESDNPLAFKYYNPDQIVAGKTMREHFKFAIAYWHTFCGQGSDPFGPGTQQFAWDASSDPYQAAKDKADAAFEFISKMGFDYFCFHDYDLIAEGATFAESEKRLAFITDYLKQKKADSGIKLLWGTSNCFSNPRFMNGAATNPDFNVVARAGGQVKLALDATIALGGENYVFWGGREGYMSLLNTDMGRELDHMAQFLAMSRDYARAQGFKGTFFIEPKPMEPSKHQYDFDSATAIGFLKNYGLDKDFKINIEVNHATLAQHTFQHELEVAAKAGMLGSIDANRGDYQNGWDTDQFPNNIQETTEAMLVFLKAGGLQGGGVNFDAKIRRNSTDLEDVFLAHIGGADTFARALLTADKIITSSPYEKLRKERYSSFDSGKGKDFADGKLNLKDLYTIAHENGELNLQSGKQELFENIINQYI; from the coding sequence ATGATAGTTTTAGGAGATAAAGAATACTACAAAGGTATCGGCCAAATTAAATTTGAAGGAAAGGAATCTGATAATCCGTTGGCATTTAAATATTACAATCCAGATCAAATTGTAGCTGGAAAAACAATGCGTGAGCACTTTAAATTTGCAATCGCTTACTGGCATACTTTCTGCGGACAAGGTAGCGATCCATTTGGACCAGGAACACAACAATTTGCTTGGGATGCTTCGTCAGATCCATATCAAGCTGCAAAAGATAAGGCAGATGCCGCTTTTGAATTCATCAGTAAAATGGGATTCGATTATTTCTGTTTCCACGATTACGATTTGATCGCTGAAGGAGCAACTTTCGCAGAATCAGAAAAACGTTTGGCTTTTATTACTGATTATTTAAAACAGAAAAAAGCAGACTCTGGAATTAAATTGCTTTGGGGAACTTCAAACTGCTTCTCAAATCCAAGATTCATGAACGGAGCGGCTACAAATCCAGATTTTAATGTAGTAGCAAGAGCTGGAGGACAAGTAAAATTGGCTCTTGATGCAACAATCGCTTTAGGCGGAGAAAACTATGTATTCTGGGGTGGTAGAGAAGGTTATATGTCTTTATTAAACACAGATATGGGAAGAGAATTAGACCACATGGCGCAATTCTTAGCAATGTCTAGAGACTACGCAAGAGCTCAAGGTTTTAAAGGAACTTTCTTTATTGAGCCTAAACCAATGGAGCCATCAAAACACCAATACGATTTTGACTCAGCGACAGCGATTGGATTCTTGAAAAATTATGGTTTAGACAAAGATTTCAAAATCAACATTGAAGTAAACCACGCTACATTGGCACAACATACTTTCCAACACGAATTGGAAGTGGCTGCAAAAGCAGGAATGTTAGGAAGCATCGATGCAAACAGAGGTGATTACCAAAACGGATGGGATACAGATCAGTTTCCAAACAACATTCAAGAAACGACTGAAGCAATGTTGGTTTTCTTAAAAGCTGGCGGATTGCAAGGTGGTGGAGTTAACTTTGATGCTAAAATTAGAAGAAACTCTACAGACTTAGAAGATGTTTTCTTAGCACACATTGGCGGAGCTGATACTTTTGCAAGAGCTTTATTGACAGCAGATAAAATTATCACTTCTTCTCCTTACGAAAAATTAAGAAAAGAAAGATACAGCTCATTCGATTCTGGAAAAGGAAAAGACTTTGCTGATGGAAAATTAAATCTTAAAGATCTTTATACTATCGCTCACGAAAATGGAGAATTAAATCTTCAAAGCGGTAAGCAAGAATTGTTTGAAAATATCATTAACCAATATATTTAA
- the fsa gene encoding fructose-6-phosphate aldolase: MKFFIDTANLQDIEEAQALGVLDGVTTNPSLMAKEGITGKANILKHYLDICNIVDGDVSAEVISTDFEGMIREGEELAALHPQIVVKLPMIGDGVKACKYFSSKGIRTNVTLVFSAGQALLAAKAGATYVSPFLGRLDDVSTDGMHLIAEIREIYDNYNYQTQILSASVRHTMHIVNCAKVGSDVMTGPLSAIKGLLKHPLTDIGLKQFVEDAKKMNL, encoded by the coding sequence ATGAAATTTTTTATTGACACTGCTAATCTTCAAGACATTGAAGAAGCGCAGGCTTTAGGCGTTTTAGATGGTGTAACTACCAATCCGTCTTTAATGGCAAAAGAAGGCATTACAGGAAAAGCAAACATCCTGAAACATTATCTTGACATTTGTAATATCGTAGATGGCGATGTTTCGGCTGAGGTTATTTCGACTGATTTTGAAGGAATGATAAGAGAAGGAGAAGAATTAGCCGCCTTACATCCTCAGATCGTAGTGAAACTGCCAATGATTGGCGATGGTGTAAAGGCTTGCAAATATTTTTCTTCAAAAGGAATCCGTACCAATGTAACTTTGGTGTTTTCTGCTGGTCAGGCGTTATTGGCAGCAAAAGCTGGAGCGACTTACGTTTCTCCATTTTTAGGGCGTTTAGATGACGTTTCAACAGACGGAATGCATTTAATTGCTGAAATCAGAGAAATCTACGATAATTACAATTATCAGACTCAAATCCTTTCAGCTTCTGTAAGACATACCATGCATATTGTTAATTGTGCCAAAGTAGGGTCAGATGTTATGACAGGCCCTCTTTCTGCGATAAAAGGGCTACTGAAACACCCTTTAACTGATATTGGTTTAAAGCAATTTGTAGAAGACGCAAAAAAGATGAATTTATAA
- a CDS encoding MFS transporter, with product MTKISQKLSIKEKIGYSLGDLAANLVFQTLMTYLAYFYTDIYGLSPTDSSIIMLIVGLIAAFIFNPIIGVLADRTNTKWGKFRPWILLTAIPLGIVALLAFSTPDFSYKGKVIYAVITYTLLLLFYAGNNLPYSALSGVITGDMKERNSMSSYRFVAVMFAQFFVQVFMLGIIKSAGNGDKAIGIEKVMTALAIIGTIMLLITFLTTKERIIPKPEQKSSVKEDLIDLIKNRPWVIMLSLTTLVFVTLAMKGGSYVYYFENYVDKEQLAIFIQPILDTLSNIGLNHFGNDPVSAGFGLFNAGGIIFMIVGITLSKNLADKYGKRNVFGVFLFISTLFIIAFYFYPPTSISLMFFSQILHGFFYGITIPILWAMIADVADYSEWLNNRRATAIIFSAMMVGLKTGLSVGGALTTLFLGYFHYVPNAPEQSQTAINGIKLLVSIFPAIPFLIGAGLLFFYKINKEMEVQIETELKKRRT from the coding sequence ATGACTAAAATTTCACAAAAACTATCCATTAAAGAAAAAATTGGATACAGTTTAGGAGATCTTGCTGCCAATCTCGTTTTTCAGACTTTGATGACGTATCTAGCATATTTCTACACCGACATTTACGGATTATCACCAACAGATTCGTCGATCATTATGCTGATTGTTGGATTAATAGCAGCTTTTATTTTTAATCCGATCATTGGGGTTTTGGCAGACAGAACGAATACCAAATGGGGAAAATTTAGGCCTTGGATTTTATTAACTGCAATTCCACTCGGAATAGTCGCGCTATTAGCATTTTCAACACCTGATTTCTCATACAAAGGAAAAGTGATTTATGCGGTTATCACCTATACTTTGCTGCTGCTTTTTTATGCCGGAAACAATCTGCCGTATTCTGCTTTAAGCGGTGTTATTACGGGCGATATGAAAGAACGAAACAGTATGTCGTCCTATCGTTTTGTGGCAGTTATGTTTGCTCAGTTTTTTGTTCAGGTTTTTATGCTTGGCATCATCAAAAGTGCCGGAAACGGAGATAAAGCTATCGGAATCGAAAAAGTAATGACTGCATTGGCGATTATTGGAACTATCATGCTTTTAATTACCTTTTTAACTACAAAAGAAAGAATCATTCCGAAACCAGAACAAAAGTCAAGTGTAAAAGAAGATTTAATCGATTTAATCAAAAACAGACCTTGGGTAATTATGCTTTCGCTAACGACTTTGGTTTTTGTGACTTTGGCAATGAAAGGTGGTTCTTATGTGTATTATTTTGAGAATTATGTTGATAAAGAACAATTAGCCATTTTTATTCAGCCTATTCTCGATACTTTATCCAATATCGGATTGAATCATTTTGGAAATGATCCTGTTTCTGCAGGTTTCGGTTTATTCAACGCAGGCGGAATTATCTTTATGATTGTTGGCATTACACTTTCTAAAAATCTGGCAGACAAATACGGAAAACGAAATGTTTTTGGGGTGTTTTTATTCATTTCGACTTTATTCATTATTGCATTCTATTTTTATCCGCCAACATCAATTAGTCTGATGTTTTTCTCTCAAATATTACATGGATTTTTCTACGGAATCACCATCCCGATTCTTTGGGCAATGATTGCCGATGTAGCCGATTATTCAGAATGGTTAAATAACCGCCGCGCAACTGCTATTATATTCTCGGCAATGATGGTTGGGCTAAAAACGGGATTAAGTGTTGGAGGTGCTTTAACTACTTTGTTTTTAGGTTATTTCCATTACGTTCCAAATGCGCCTGAACAGTCTCAAACAGCCATAAACGGAATCAAATTACTAGTGAGTATTTTCCCTGCAATCCCTTTTTTAATTGGAGCTGGATTGCTGTTTTTCTATAAAATCAATAAAGAAATGGAAGTGCAAATCGAAACAGAACTAAAAAAAAGAAGAACTTAA
- a CDS encoding glycoside hydrolase family 43 protein gives MPEDSIEHINFEEINDLAISKPLVSHMYTADPSAHVFNGKIYIYPSHDIDAGIPFNDNGDHFGMEDYHVFSMEDISSEVVDNGVALHVNDVAWAEKQMWAPDAAHKNGKYYLYFPAKRANGIFQIGVAISDSPVGPFVPEKEAIKGSYSIDPAVFEDEDGKHYIYFGGIWGGQLQKYRNNQYDQNNEEPLAAEKALGPIVALLRDDMLEFAEEPKEIKILDENGNEILAGDNDRRFFEASWVHKYKGKYYFSYSTGDTHFICYGIGDNPYGPFTYQGRILNPVVGWTSHHSICKVEGEWYLFYHDSSLSKGVTHLRSMKVTKIDYLEDGSIITIDPYGIRRLFD, from the coding sequence ATGCCTGAAGATAGCATTGAACACATTAATTTTGAGGAAATTAATGACCTGGCGATTTCAAAGCCTTTAGTGTCCCATATGTACACAGCCGATCCTTCGGCGCATGTATTCAACGGAAAAATTTACATTTATCCATCTCATGACATTGATGCCGGAATTCCGTTTAATGATAATGGAGATCATTTCGGAATGGAAGATTACCATGTTTTTTCTATGGAAGATATTTCATCAGAAGTAGTTGATAATGGTGTTGCGTTGCATGTAAATGACGTTGCTTGGGCTGAAAAGCAAATGTGGGCACCTGATGCGGCTCATAAAAACGGAAAATATTATTTGTATTTCCCAGCTAAACGGGCTAACGGAATTTTCCAGATAGGAGTTGCCATTTCAGATTCGCCAGTTGGACCTTTTGTTCCTGAAAAAGAAGCAATAAAAGGAAGTTACAGCATTGATCCAGCCGTTTTTGAAGATGAAGATGGCAAACATTATATTTATTTTGGAGGAATATGGGGCGGACAGCTTCAGAAGTACCGTAATAATCAATACGATCAAAATAACGAAGAACCTTTGGCAGCAGAAAAAGCTTTAGGACCAATCGTAGCTTTATTAAGAGATGATATGCTTGAATTTGCGGAAGAACCAAAAGAGATTAAAATTTTGGATGAAAACGGAAATGAGATTCTTGCAGGCGATAACGACCGTCGTTTTTTTGAAGCTTCATGGGTTCATAAGTATAAAGGAAAATATTATTTCTCGTATTCAACGGGAGATACCCATTTTATCTGTTATGGTATTGGAGATAACCCTTATGGACCGTTTACGTATCAGGGAAGAATCCTGAATCCTGTTGTAGGCTGGACATCGCATCATTCAATTTGCAAAGTAGAAGGTGAATGGTATTTGTTTTATCACGATTCTAGTTTGTCAAAAGGAGTAACGCATTTGCGAAGCATGAAAGTTACCAAAATCGATTATTTAGAAGACGGTTCGATTATCACAATAGATCCTTACGGCATAAGAAGATTATTTGATTAA
- a CDS encoding GntR family transcriptional regulator: protein MLKEEEKFEFIINHDSDIPKYQQLVDGITNAIAENILQKGDLLPSVNVICKTYQLSRDTVFKAYTILKDQNTIDSVPNKGYYVAGETRKVLLVLDTFKAYKEVLYHSFVNNLPDNVITDVQFHHYNIDVFKTIINNGIGKYYKYVVMNFDHKDIAPALSAISKDKLLLIDWNIQAKKTNNYIFQDFGKAFYESLTEVADLFKKYKKIQFVYPDFTNHPWETVEYFKKFCADFGFEYEVITDPKKFNIEKGIAYISVSDRILGHFLEQCKEKDFEPGKDVGFLSYNETPMKKFIYKGISVVSTDFKEMGTKAAAFITHDEETKCYVPTKLIIRESL from the coding sequence ATGCTAAAAGAAGAAGAAAAATTTGAGTTTATAATTAATCACGATAGTGATATTCCGAAGTATCAGCAGTTGGTTGACGGAATTACGAATGCTATTGCCGAGAATATTTTACAAAAGGGAGATTTGCTTCCGTCGGTGAATGTAATCTGCAAGACGTATCAGCTTTCGAGAGACACGGTTTTTAAGGCTTATACGATTTTAAAAGACCAGAATACAATTGATTCTGTACCCAATAAAGGCTATTATGTGGCAGGCGAAACGAGAAAAGTGCTTTTGGTTTTGGATACGTTTAAGGCTTATAAAGAGGTTTTGTACCATTCGTTTGTGAATAATCTGCCAGATAATGTAATTACAGATGTGCAGTTTCATCATTATAATATTGATGTTTTTAAAACGATCATTAATAATGGAATTGGAAAGTACTACAAATACGTAGTCATGAATTTTGATCACAAGGATATCGCTCCGGCTTTGTCGGCAATTTCAAAAGATAAATTGCTTTTGATTGACTGGAATATTCAGGCAAAAAAGACAAATAATTATATTTTTCAGGATTTCGGGAAAGCATTTTACGAGTCATTGACAGAAGTAGCCGATTTGTTTAAAAAGTATAAAAAAATACAGTTTGTATATCCAGATTTTACAAATCATCCGTGGGAAACGGTAGAATATTTTAAGAAATTCTGTGCCGATTTTGGTTTTGAATATGAAGTGATTACAGATCCGAAAAAGTTCAATATTGAAAAAGGAATTGCTTATATCAGTGTAAGCGACAGGATTTTAGGGCACTTTTTAGAACAGTGTAAAGAAAAGGATTTTGAACCTGGGAAAGACGTTGGATTTTTATCGTACAACGAAACCCCAATGAAGAAATTTATATACAAAGGAATTTCGGTTGTTTCAACCGATTTTAAAGAAATGGGAACCAAAGCAGCGGCATTTATTACGCATGACGAAGAAACGAAGTGTTATGTGCCGACAAAATTAATAATAAGAGAATCATTATAG